Below is a window of Campylobacter concisus DNA.
TCAACTCGCATGCGATGCCACCCACTTGTTGAAAATAGGTAAACTGAGTCACTTCCATGCCATCTAGCCAGACCTCCCAGCCTAGCCCCCAAGCGCCTAGCGTCGGGCTCTCCCAGTTATCCTCGACAAAGCGGATATCGTGATCTTTTAAATTTAACCCAAGCTTTTCAAGGCTTTTTAGATAAAGCTCCTGGATATTTTCCGGACTTGGTTTTATGAGCACCTGAAACTGATAATAAGCGCCCAAGCGGTTTGGATTTTCGCCGTATCTGCCATCAGTCGGACGGCGGCTTGGAGCTACGTACGCCGTCGCCCACGGCTTTGGTCCAAGACTTCTTAAAAAAGTCGCTTGATGATAAGTACCAGCACCAGCAGGCATATCGTATGGCTGAAGTATAACGCAACCTTGCTCTTGCCAATAGTTTTGAAGGGTTAATATTATTTGTGAAAATGTCATTGCTTTCCTTTTAAAATTTTACTTTACATAGTGTATAACTGCACCAGGTCCTAGTGGTAGATCAAAAATGTACCAAAATGACATTAGCGCTGTCCAAGAAATTAAAAATGCAACCGTATAAGGAAGCATAATAGAAACAACTGATCCGATTTTTAACTCTTTTTTGTATTTTTGCATAAAAGCTACTATCAAAACAAAAAACGGCATCAAAGGCGTTATTATATTCGTAGTAGAGTCGCCTATTCTAAAAGCAGCCTGTGTAAGCTCTGGCGAGAGTCCAAGATTCATAAACATTGGTACAAAAATTGGAGCCATCATCGCCCACTTTGCAGAATCAACAGCTATAAATAAATTTATAAAAGCGATCAAGAAAATAAAAACTATAATAAGACTAAGTCCAGTTAATCCGACCTCTTTTAGAAAAATAGAACCTTTTATAGAAAGCACTAGCCCAATATTTGAGGTATTAAAAAGATATGTAAATTGGGCTGCAAAAAATATCAAAACCAAAAATCCTGATAGCTCAGAAATAGATTGTTCCATAAATTTTATGGCGTCATTACTGCTTTTTATAGTCCTAGCGCCTACACCGTAAGCTACGCCTACCACTATAAAAAGCAACATCATAAAAACGACAATAGAATGCATAAAAGTAGATTTCATAAAGCTTTCATTACCTTTTGCTCCAAATAAAGAGCCAGAAGGCAAAATAGCCACAAGCAATAAAATCACAAAAACGATCAACGCTATAAGTGAAAATTTTAAGCCACGTTTTTGCTCTGCACTTATATCGCTATGCTCTTTTAGACTAAAATCACCTAAAAAATCAAATTTGCCAAGCCTAGGCTCTACGATTTTATCTGTTACAAACCAGCCAACAAATACGATCAAAAATGTCGAAGCGATCATAAAGTACCAATTTGCAGTTGCTAATACTACATAATCTGGATTTAACACGCTAGCTGCTTGCATAGAAAATGCCGCAAACATCGGGTCATTTGTACCGATTAATAAATTTGCCGACCAGCCACCGCTAACACCAGCAAAAGCAGCAGCTAATCCAGCAATTGGATGACGACCAAATCCAGCAAATAAAATAGCTCCGAGAGGGATTAGCACGACATAGCCAACAGAGGAAGCAACATTTGACATTACGCCAAGGAAAATAACGATTGGAGTTACCCATATTTTGGAAGATTTTAAGGCAATCTTTGTCATAAGTGCTGATAAAAGTCCAGACTTGTCTGCAATGCCAATACCTAGAATAATCGCAAAGACTACTCCCAAAGGATAAAAATTAGTAAAATTTTTAAGCACAGACGAAACAAAAGATCTAAGGCTATCAGCAGAAAGCAAATTTATAACATTTGCATTAAGCTGTGATATTTGTCCGTCTTTGATAGCCTGATAGCTTACACCAACGCCCATCTTTTCTAATACAAACGATATTATTATCGTAATAAGCGAAAGATAGATAAAAAGCATAGTTGGATTTGGCAATTTGTTACCAAAATTTTCGATAAAACTTAAGATTGAACTATTATTTTTTTTATTCATTTTTCCTAACCTAAAATAGATATAAAAATTTTTATCTCATCGCTGCTGTAAAGCTCAAAATCCGTTTCATAGGCTCTTTTTAGCTCACTACTTTCAAAATATCTCCAAATTTCACCCCAAAATTTTGCAACATTTTGTGGCTCTCTTGCAAAACTAAAAACGGCATATTTGCCACTTTTTATCTCTAAAATTTCATCGCTTTTGTGGCTTGATCTTGTGCCGATAAAGTTATCGTAATGTCCGTTAAGATCACTTTCATAGTTGCAGTAAACGCTATAAATTTCACTCTTGCCATCATAGTACTCATTCATAAATTTAGACCATAAAGTCGGAATTTTACCCTTGTCACCTATCTCATCTTCATTTTTAGTGCGAGTTTTTACTCCGTAAATTTCAAAGCTATCCTCTAAATTTATAATCTTCATAAACTACTTTTGTCCGTTAAAATTTTCAACCGCTTGGTTCCACATTAGCTTATATTTTCGTTTTAGAAATTCAACTTCATCTTGTGAAATTTTAAGCTGTTTTGTAAGCGTCTCGACCGTTTTTCTATCTTCGTCATAGAGCTCTTGCATCGAAATAAGCGCCTCTTTTAAAAATTTATTCTCATTTCTTAGGGTTTCAAGCGTCTCATCCTTTGCGTCAAGTACCTTTTCGTGTAAATTTAATATCGTTCCAATCGTCTTTTCAACAAAGCTGATACCATCTTGGCTTTGCGGCTGCAAGGATAAATTTTGCGAAACACTAGGCACCACGCTCATCGTTCCTTCGCTCGCTTCTATCAAAATTTCTCCATTTTCCTCTTTGGTTTTCAAAACGCCACGATTTATCATATCTTCGATAACTTCACGCTCCAAATGCACAAGTTTGCAAAATTCATCAACACCAAGATAGGTCTGCACCGCTTCTCCTTTTTACAGTATCACTTCAACCTTTGAAGAATCTTCCTCTAAAGCCTTTATCTTCGCCTCTCTGTCAGCTTTTAGAGCACTTGCCAGACTATCATCTTCAAGGGCTAAAATTTGCACCGCCAAATAGGCTGCATTTATGGCACCGGCCTTGCCAATAGCTAGAGTTGCCACTGGCATGCCACTTGGCATTTGCACTGTTGAGTAAAGTGCGTCAACACCGCTTAGAGCCGAACCTGCCATTGGTATGCCAATCACTGGTTTTGTAGTATTTGCAGCGATCGCTCCAGCTAGGTGAGCCGCCATACCAGCAGCTGCGATGAAGACTTTTGCGCCTTTTTTTTCTGCATTTGCGACGTATTCGCTAGTTCTTTTTGGACTTCTGTGAGCTGAGCTGATTATCAGTTCATATTTTACGCCAAATTTCTCTAGAGTCTTTGCCGTTTCGCTAACGATCTCATAGTCACTTTTACTTCCCATTATAATAGAAACAAATTTCATATTTTCTCCCTCAAAAAACTAAATTTTGGCAGCTTGACACCAAGACTTATCTCATTTTCATTGCCGCTATGAATTTCACTCATAATCTTGCCTTTTTTGGTGATAAGCTGTTTAAATTTGATAAATTTCTTGCCCTCTTGTGAATAAACCTTTGAGATTTCATTTTCACTATCATCTATGTGTGAGCCGATAGGCGCCACGATCTCGTAGCTATTGCCTGGAAAAATTTTATATTTGCACTTAAAAAACTCGCCATCTTCACTTATTGCATTTACCTGATGCGTGCCCTCTTCTAGGCTGCTAACGTGATTTTGCGTATCGGTTCGCTCATAAGGTCTATGCACCAAGTAGCCATCCGTAAAGCCGCGATTTTTCAGCGTATTTATCTCATTTTCATAAATTTGTGCGTTAAATTTATCATTTAACGCATCATCTATCGCCATTTTATAGGCTCTAGCCGTGCAAGCTGCGTAGTATTCGCTTTTTGTGCGGCCCTCTATCTTGAAGCTATCAATGACGCCGCTATCAACGATCTCTTTAATGTGTGAGATGAGGCAAAGATCCTTTGAGTTCATAATATGAGTGCCGTTTTCATCCTCTTCTAAGCGGAAAAGCACGCCGCTCTCTTCGTTTTTGGCATAGAGTTCATATTTAAACCTGCAGTCGTTGGCACAGCTACCGCGATTTGACATGCGTCCGCTTTGCACTGAGCTTACTAAGCACCTACCAGAGTAAGCAAAGCACATCGAGCCATGTACAAAAATTTCAATATCAAGAGTTGGAATTTCTTCTTTTATCTTTATGACATCTTTTAAGTTCATCTCGCGTGCTACGACGATACGTTTTGCGCCCATATCGTGATAAATTTTTGCATCAAGCACATTCATAACGTTTGCCTGAGTTGAGAGATGTATCTCGATATCAGGAGCAATGGCTTTTGCTAAACTCATAACGCCTGGAGTTGCGATGATAAAGGCATCTGGCTTCATCGCCGAGATGGTTTGCAAGTGCCTTTTTAGTGGCTCGATCTGAGAGTTAAAAGGGAAGGCATTTATGGTAGCATAAAATTTCTTTCCCTTTGCATGTGTGTAGTCTATCGCCTCTTTGAATGTTTCAAGGTTAAACTCCCTTGCTGATCTAGTCCTTAGTGAAAAGCTAGCCACCGAGCCATAAACAGCGTCAGCTCCATACTCAAGGGCGATTTTAAGTTTTGTTAAATTTCCAGCTGGAGATAAAAGCTCAGGCCTTTTTAGCACTATTTTTTACCCAAACTTTCTATCAAGGCTTCGATATCGTCGTTGCTGACAAGATTTTCAGTCGTTGTATCACCAGCGATGTGAACAGCGGAGCTAACACGCTTATCATCGTCAATTTTACCTTCAAACAAGGTATTCATATATTTGCTTAGTGCCCTCATAACATTGATAACACGCTCGATCTTTTGTCTATGAATGTCTTGATACTGCATCATATCCATAGCCATCATGATCTCATCTTGTCCCATTTGTAAATTTCCGATGATATTATCGATCGTACCAAGAAGTGAGTTATTTTTCTCCAAAGCTTCGCTAAATGCGGCGATATTTGGAAATTTCTCACTTAGCGTCGTAAATAGCTCAATATTTGAGTTTATTGTGTCTTTTAGGCTATTTGAGTCGCTCTCAGCGTCCATAAAAAAGTTATTTATCGTCTCAAGCTTGTCAAACATCTGAGTAGCTTTTTCTTCGCTATCTCTTGTTACATCGTCAAGCTGATGAACCATTTTGTGATCTTCCGTTGGTGGTGGTGGTGGCCAAACGCCATCTGCACTCACTCTATAATTTTCTGCATTCTTTGAATTACTTTCTGATTTTGACTGTGGCTCATCTTTAGTATCGATTGCTTCTGCAACTTCTGTTACCTCGTCCGTATCCTCTTTGACGTCCGCAACCTCTTGGCCAGTATCTTCTTTAGTCTCATCCAACTCATCATCTAGCCCACCTGCCATAAGTGCGTCAAGTTCCTCTTGGGTCATAAAAGCTCCTAATAAAATTTGGCTTGATTATATAGGATTTAAATAAAAAGTAAGTTTAAAGGCAATGCTTTTATCTTTAAATTTATAAATTTTTAGATAGCATTTTTAAAAATAAACGACCTTAAAAGGCTAAAAATGACCGTCGATCTTCACAACCACACGCCACTTTGCAAGCACGCAGTTGGAGAGCCAAGAGAGTATGTACAAAACGCAATAAAAGCTGGCACAAAATACTTTGGTTTTAGCGATCACGCACCAATGAACTACGATGAAGCTTACAGAATGAGCTTTGATGAAATGCAAGGCTATGAAGACGAAATTTTACATTTAAGAGATGAATTTAGCGGTGAGATAGAAATTTTGCTTGGCTATGAGATGGATTTTTTAGATAGATTTATGGATGAGCGAGTTTTTGCTAGAAAGGTTGATTATCTGATAGGCTCTGTGCATTTTTTTAATGGCTGGGCATTTGACAATCCAGAATTTATCGGTGGCTACGAGGGCAAAGACTTGGATCAGATTTGGCAAGAGTATTTTGATCACGTAGAAAGATCAGCCAAGCTTGGCAAATTTGACATTATGGGACATATCGATCTTTTAAAACTTTTTAAATTTTTGCCAAAAAAGGATGTTAGGATTTTGGCTAAAAATGCAGTAAATGCGATAAAAGAAGCAAATTTAGTTGTTGAGATAAATGCCGCTGGCTTTAGAAAACCTATCGGCGAGCAATATCCAAGCCTGAATTTACTTGAACTAATAGCCGAAAAAGATATAACCATCACCTTTGGCTCAGATGCTCACGCAAAAGAAGATATCGGTAAAAATGGTGAAATTTGCGAGCAAATAGCTAGAGATTTAGGTTATTCAAAATGTGCTATTTTTAAAAATAGAGATAGAGAATTAGTAAAATTTTAGATTGGGTTCAAATAAAATATAAATTTAATCTTAAATATTAGGTTTTATGATAGAATACGAAAAATTTAAAAATTAAAAGGAGAAAAAAGTGGGAAAATTCGTCCAAAATATAGATCATTTTTTTAATTTTTGTAAAGAAAATGAAGTCAAATTTGTAGATTTTAGATTTACTGATTTAGGTGGTGCTTGGCATAGCATCAGCTACAACATAAAAGCTGTTACAAAAGAAAATTTCATAAATGGTATCCCAATGGATGCTAGCTCTATGCATGGATGGCAACCAATCGATAAGAGCGATATGATAATGAAGCCAGAAGCTACAACTGCATTTTTAGACCCATTTACTTCTGATATTACAGTTGTTGTTTTTTGCGATATTTACGACATTTACAAGGGTCAAATTTATGAAAAATGCCCTCGCTCAATTGCCAAAAGAGCAATGCAGTACGTAAAAGATAGTGGTCTTGGCGATGAGGCATACTTTGGCCCTGAGAATGAATTTTTTGTCTTTGATAACGTCAAAATCATTGATAGCCCAAACTGCGCGATGTATCAAGTAGATAGCGAAGAAGGCGAGTGGAACGATGCTACTGACTTCAAAGATAGCTACAACACAGGTCATCGCCCACGCAGAAAAGGCGGCTACTTGATGACTCAGCCAATCGACAGCATGGTAGATCTAAGAGCTGAAATGATGCAAGTTCTAGAGCAAGTTGGCCTTGAAGTCTTTTTAGGACACCACGAAGTCGCTCAAGGACAAGGTGAGATCGGCGTGAAATTTGGTAACTTAGTCGAAGCCGCCGATAATGTTCAAATTTATAAATATGTCGTTCGCATGGTGGCTCACCTAAATGGCAAGACAGTTACATTTATGCCAAAACCACTCTACGGCGACAACGGCAGCGGCATGCACGTGCATCAATCAGTCTGGAAAGATGGCAAAAATTTATTCTACAAAGAGGGCAACTACGCAAATTTAAGTGACTTTGCTAGACACTACATCGGAGGCGTTTTAAAACACGCAAGAAGCGTTGCAGCTTTCACAAACCCGAGCACAAACAGCTACAAACGCCTAATTCCGGGCTTTGAAGCGCCATCTATCCTCACCTACTCTAGTCAAAACCGCTCAGCTAGCATCCGCATACCTTACGGCGCTGGCGAGAAGTCAGTTAGGGCTGAGATGAGATTTCCAGATAGCACAGCAAACCCTTATCTAGCCTTCTCAGCGATGCTAATGGCAGGCCTTGACGGCGTAAAACACAAATACGAGCCGGTTGGTCCGATGGATGAGAATTTATTTAAACTCCATCTTGATGAGATCAGAGAGCGTGGCATCGAGCAGCTTCCACACACACTTCGTGGTAGCCTTGAAGCGCTGATTCGCGATAATGAATACTTAAAGCCAATAATGACCGATCTTTTCATAGACACCTATCAACACTTCAAATTTGAAACTCAAGTTTGGCCTTACGAAGCGCGCCCAACCGCTTATGAGTTTAAAACTTGCTTCTCTTGCTAAAACGCAATCTCCAAGCTCATTTTGGGCTTGGAGACTTTTTTAATCAAATTTAAAACATAAAATCTCCGTCGTACATATCAATGCATCTTACATTAATAATATGTAAATTTTTAATACATATAAAAATACAAAATATTTAGCGTAAAATTTTATGTATCTTATCTATACTTTAGTAAAAAGTAAACTAAAAGCGATTAGAAGCATAATAATCCCAACAAAAATTTCTAAAATTTTCCATGAAAATTCTTTTGCAAAAACTGGAGCGAGAACTCTTGCTCCATATCCTAAAGAAAAGAAGAAAAATAGCGATGCAAGACTAGCACCGATGCCAAAAATTATATTTTCATCTCCAAATTTTGTTGAAATAGATCCTATTAAAAGCATCGTATCAAGATAGACGTGAGGATTTAGCCAAGTAAAAGCAAGCGTCAAAAGCACTATTTTGCTAAATTTTGACTCGTGTTGCGCACTAGGAAGAAGGCTTTTGGGATTTTTAAATGCACCATACAAACTCTTTAGACTATAGACAAATAAAAAGATAAAACCACCATATATGGCAACCTGTTTAAAAAACTCAAATTTTTGTAGCACTTTTGCAAAACCAAAAACTCCAGCAAATATAAGCAAGGCATCACCAAGTGCGCATATTAAGCAAACTGCAAAAACATGTTCCTTTTTTATACCCTGCTTCAAAACAAATGCATTTTGCGCGCCGATAGCCAATATTAAAGATAAACTTGTAAAAAATCCACTCCAAAATGCAGACATTTTCATCCTTTTTAAATTACCAATTATCTAAAATTTAACTAAAAGCAATCTAAAAGATCGAAAATTTTAACTATATGAAAAGGATAAATAATCATAAATTTATGCCTTTTTTTATAAAATCCTTGAACTTTATAAAAAGGATACCGCATTGCAAGCACTAGCTTTAAAATATCGCCCTAAAAATTTTGATGAACTCATCGGTCAAGAAGCAGTTAGCAAAAGCCTAATACATGCACTTGACGAGGGTCGCATAAGCCACGCATATCTATTTTCTGGGCTTAGAGGTAGTGGTAAAACTTCAAGTGCTAGGATATTTTCAAAAGCTCTAGTATGCGAAAAAGGACCTACTTCAAAGCCATGTGAAGTATGCCCACAATGCATAATGGCAAATGAGTCACGTCACATGGATATCATCGAGATGGACGCAGCTAGCCACAGAAAGATAGATGATATAAGAGAGCTAATAGAGCAAACAAAATATGCTCCGGCAATGGCAAGATATAAAATTTTTATAATTGACGAAGTACATATGCTAACTAAAGAGGCTTTCAATGCCCTTTTAAAAACGCTTGAGGAGCCACCAAGTTATGTAAAATTTATCCTAGCAACGACTGATCCATTAAAGCTTCCAACTACCGTGCTTTCAAGGACGCAGCATTTTAGATTTAAGCAAATAAGCAGATACAGCATCATTAAACATCTTGAGTTTATTTTAAGCAAAGAAGGCATTAGCTATGAAAAAGAGGCGCTTGAAATTTTAGCAAGAAGTGGCGGAGGATCGCTAAGAGATACTTTGACACTTCTTGATCAAGCTATCATTTACGGGGCAAATAATGTCACGGCAAATGGCGTAGCATCGATGTTAGGGCTTCTTGATCCAGAAAAGATCGAAGAGATAATAACTCATGTTTTAAATCACGATAAAAATGCTATCAGAGTGCTTGTAAGCGAGCTTGAAAGCCACGATCCAGAGATGATAATAGATGAAATTTTGGCAAATTTAAAGCAAAAATTTATAGAAAACGACTCAAAAATTTCTTTACTTGTTTATGAAAGATTTTTTAGAATTTTGGCACAAGCTAAAGGTATGCTAAATGTAAGTAGCGACAATGGCTTTGTGCTAATGCTAATGCTTTTTATGATGATAGAAGCACTAAATTTACAAGATATCGATGATGCTATAAATGAAGCGATCTCAAAAAATAACGAGAATTTCACTCAAATCACAGAAGTCATCACTCAAAAAAGCCAAGCAGCTCCTGCTAAAATGCAAGGTCCATATGAACTCTTTTTAACAAAAATTTATGATAAAAATTACGATCTTGGCGAGTTTTTTAAAGAATTTGTAGAATTTAGCTTCTTTAATAACAATGAGCTTGGACTGATAGTAAATGCAAAAGATGAAAATCTAGAGTATTTTAAGAAAAATTGGAAAATTTTAAACGAGATATTGCGTACGCTTTTTGGACAAAATGCGAAGATAGTAAATGCAAAGAGTGATGAACAAAAAGCACAAACTAAGATGCCTAAAGCCTCTTTAGAAAATAATGAAAAAAGCGAATTAGACGAGCTTGATGAGGAAATTTCAAGACTAAATGCAAATAACATTGAAACTAAAAATGAGCCAAAAACCGAGATAAAAAGCGAGCCGCAAAACGAGAAAAACAACTTTGCTTTGATGCTAAACAAAGAGCTAAAAACGCCAGAAGAGCTTCAAAGGCAAAGAGAACAAGGTGTGCTAAAAGAGGCTAATAGACTTTTTGGTGAGCCAACGATTGAGAGCTAAATTTTATCTTTATTAGATTTTGCTCTTTTTTTTAGAGCTTCTTTTTTGCGAAGCTCTAGCTCATAAGCTTCATTTAGCGCATCTTCATCGTCCAAATTTGCTCCGTCTAAAAATTTTCGGTAGTCCTCAAATTGCTTATTTTTTATCCCCCAAAGTACGCCAAAAAGCAAAAATGCTCCCATCAAAACCGAGATAAAAACCAGCATCGCAAGTGTCGCGCTATCCATTATTTTTCCTTAAATTTTCTAACAATATAAAGCGAGTTTAAGATAACACTTAGCGAGCTAAGCGACATAAAAAGCGCAGCAAATAGCGGAATGACGTAGCCACATACGGCAAATGGCAGAGCAAGAACATTATAAAGAAGGCAAAAGAGCAAATTTTGCTTTATCGTTTTGTAAGTAAATTTTGAGATTTTTATGGCCTTTGCTAGACTTTTTAAACTATCATCAAGTAGCGCTACATCACTTCTTTCTAAGCTTATTGCCGCCCCGCTTCCCATACAAATGGCAACATGAGCAAGGCTAAGCGCTGCTGCGTCGTTTATACCGTCCCCTACCATTAGCACCTTTTTGCCTTGCTCTTTTAGTTCGCTTATAAATTTAGCTTTCGTTTCAGGCAACATCTCTGCTCTAAACTCACTCACGCCAAGCTCATCTGCCACATTTTTTACCACTTTTTGCACGTCGCCACTTAAGATACACACTTTCATGCCAGCGCTATTTAGCTCGTATATCAAGGTCTTTGCTTCAGGTTTTATGCTATCTTTTAGGTAAAATTTCGCCACTAGCTCACCATTAAGTCCCACAAAAAAGCTCACATTTTCTTCAGTTTCATCAAAGCTAATACCATTTTCAACTAAAAATCGCTTGCTTCCTGCATAAAATTTTTTACCTGAAATTTCAGCCTCAACACCCTTTGCCACGCTTAAATTTATATTTTTAAGCTCTATTTTCCTTGCGCCTTTTTGCTTTAGAAATTTAGCCACTGCCACGCTTATTTGATGATTTGATATAAGAGCTAGCGAATAAATTTCATCTAAACTTATGCTCTCTTTTATGAAAAAATCACTAACTTCAAATTCTGCCTTTGTGAGCGTGCCAGTCTTGTCAAATACCGCTACATCGCACTTTGCAAGGCTTTCAAAAAATTTAGCCTCTTTAAAAAGTACTCTATTTTTAAAGGCCACACCAAGGGCACAGACACTACTAACTGGCGTGGCAAGCGCAAGCGCACAAGGGCAAGCGATCACGATGACGCTAACAGCCGTGACAATAGCCTCTGAAAAGCCATATTTAAAGTACCAAAACCAAAATGTAAAAAATGCCAAAGTCAGCACGCTAAGAGAAAATTTAGAAGCGATTTTATTGACTACTAGCTCGATATTTGGCTTTTTTAGCTCTGCATTTTGGAGTAAATTTATAAG
It encodes the following:
- the ccoS gene encoding cbb3-type cytochrome oxidase assembly protein CcoS, coding for MDSATLAMLVFISVLMGAFLLFGVLWGIKNKQFEDYRKFLDGANLDDEDALNEAYELELRKKEALKKRAKSNKDKI
- a CDS encoding heavy metal translocating P-type ATPase; this translates as MPQSRCAHCRLKFDENVMISNESGLKFCCVGCKGVYEILNENGLSEFYERLGKNTLTPASNGANIKNLATNFSELVTKEGDFSQISFLIDGITCSACIWLLEKALFSLPGVLEVNINSLNQKAVIVFDEQELLIEQIIEKIYAVGYVPKPYATSQKEDELAKKRRNFYTKALVGIFATMNIMWLAIAQYSGYFSGIRGDIKDILSFAQFVLATPVLFYTGSEFFKGAKIAIKNASPNMDLLVITGASITYIYSIFAMFTRSGESYFDSVAMIITFVFIGKFLEILGKKKALETSNFLNDMLLTKVCILEDGKDVLKEPRDVNLGEKIVLRSGERALLDGVVLSGEASMDSSSLTGESLPVTLGVGQEVKSGVICQNGQIIYEAKEIFKNSYLNQLINLLQNAELKKPNIELVVNKIASKFSLSVLTLAFFTFWFWYFKYGFSEAIVTAVSVIVIACPCALALATPVSSVCALGVAFKNRVLFKEAKFFESLAKCDVAVFDKTGTLTKAEFEVSDFFIKESISLDEIYSLALISNHQISVAVAKFLKQKGARKIELKNINLSVAKGVEAEISGKKFYAGSKRFLVENGISFDETEENVSFFVGLNGELVAKFYLKDSIKPEAKTLIYELNSAGMKVCILSGDVQKVVKNVADELGVSEFRAEMLPETKAKFISELKEQGKKVLMVGDGINDAAALSLAHVAICMGSGAAISLERSDVALLDDSLKSLAKAIKISKFTYKTIKQNLLFCLLYNVLALPFAVCGYVIPLFAALFMSLSSLSVILNSLYIVRKFKEK